The following coding sequences are from one Malaciobacter pacificus window:
- a CDS encoding peroxiredoxin, giving the protein MLVTKKAPDFTATAVLADGQIVDNFNLYENIGEKGAVVFFYPLDFTFVCPSEIIAFSKRIEEFESRGVSVIGVSVDSQFSHFAWRETPVENGGIGRIKYPLVADLSKQISKDFDVLFGDSVALRGSFLLDSDGTVRHAVINDLPLGRNIDEMIRMVDTMLFTNEHGEVCPAGWSKGDEGMKPSTEGVAEYLGKNEGKL; this is encoded by the coding sequence ATGTTAGTAACTAAAAAAGCTCCAGATTTTACAGCAACAGCTGTATTAGCAGATGGTCAAATTGTAGATAATTTTAACTTATATGAAAACATTGGTGAAAAAGGTGCAGTTGTATTCTTTTACCCATTAGACTTTACATTCGTTTGTCCATCAGAAATCATTGCATTCTCAAAAAGAATTGAAGAGTTTGAATCAAGAGGTGTTTCTGTAATTGGTGTTTCTGTTGATTCTCAATTCTCACACTTTGCATGGAGAGAAACTCCAGTTGAAAATGGTGGAATTGGAAGAATTAAATACCCATTAGTAGCTGACCTTTCAAAACAAATTTCAAAAGATTTCGACGTATTATTTGGAGATTCAGTTGCATTAAGAGGTTCTTTCTTATTAGATTCAGACGGAACTGTTAGACATGCAGTTATCAATGACTTACCATTAGGAAGAAATATTGATGAAATGATTAGAATGGTAGATACTATGTTATTTACTAATGAGCATGGTGAAGTTTGTCCTGCAGGTTGGTCAAAAGGTGACGAAGGTATGAAGCCATCAACTGAAGGTGTTGCAGAGTACTTAGGTAAAAACGAAGGTAAATTATAA
- a CDS encoding NADH-quinone oxidoreductase subunit I, which yields MAVKITDICISCDACLDECPVEAIVDNDENPTGEDVYYVYADKCVECVGHNDAPACADACPTEGCIQWDEVGSGSIEKEDRGEPNTPVVED from the coding sequence ATGGCAGTTAAAATTACTGATATTTGTATTAGTTGTGACGCATGTTTAGACGAGTGTCCAGTAGAAGCAATCGTTGATAATGATGAGAACCCAACTGGTGAGGATGTTTATTATGTATACGCTGATAAGTGTGTTGAGTGTGTAGGACACAATGACGCTCCAGCATGTGCTGATGCATGTCCAACTGAGGGATGTATTCAATGGGATGAAGTTGGATCTGGATCTATTGAAAAAGAAGACAGAGGTGAGCCAAATACTCCTGTAGTTGAAGACTAA
- the ndk gene encoding nucleoside-diphosphate kinase, protein MERTLSIIKPDAVAKNVVGKILDRFESNGLRIAATKKVQLSKADAEAFYAVHAERPFFGELVEFMISGPVVVSVLEGENAMAKNRDLMGATNPKEAAAGTIRADFAESIDANAVHGSDSLENAEIEINFFFAQREIC, encoded by the coding sequence ATGGAAAGAACATTATCAATCATCAAACCTGATGCAGTAGCTAAAAACGTTGTAGGAAAAATCTTAGATAGATTTGAATCAAATGGTTTAAGAATCGCAGCTACAAAAAAAGTACAATTAAGTAAAGCTGATGCAGAAGCATTTTACGCAGTTCACGCTGAAAGACCTTTCTTTGGTGAATTAGTAGAATTTATGATTTCTGGACCAGTTGTAGTTTCAGTTTTAGAAGGTGAAAATGCAATGGCAAAAAATAGAGATTTAATGGGTGCTACTAATCCTAAAGAAGCAGCAGCTGGAACAATCAGAGCTGATTTCGCTGAATCTATTGATGCAAATGCAGTTCATGGTTCTGATTCTTTAGAGAATGCAGAAATTGAAATCAACTTCTTTTTCGCACAAAGAGAAATTTGCTAA
- a CDS encoding transposase, producing MQIESKIIGIINDKLKNPIYETLRLLNMKTILTKSNFSKKEGVAVHMVVLHFVYMLVMNKKISTFMDQSNDSFKKDVYYRLLSNTSYNWRKLLSLSSLKILSLLHKVQDSKLVRVLILDDTVEDKVGKNIEGSCDNLWSNKAKRKIRGVNVVSLNYSDGYSNFMLDFAIAMNSYARVKIEEFTNIIDHRTNAHKRRLESLKGKSQIAIEMIKRAVASGIYADYLLVDSWYSKPVFIETMNELGLQVISRMVNNDRIWNFTGEKKTLDGIYNKFKKLKSIKMGQYGKKIKFEYFSTIVEHKKAGKLKIVFIKTKENLIPIVSTNLILSDEEIIDIYKRRWDIEQGYKELREHFGFGKEENRIYEALIARITLSFFTYNVVSYINRISNEPKTIGGLFKDLECELHTLAIAMQAFLAILDEIAKIEEVVNRNEDFTAIIDLLRDVTGKLLGFRCES from the coding sequence ATGCAGATAGAATCCAAGATCATCGGTATTATAAACGATAAGTTAAAAAATCCAATCTATGAAACATTACGTTTGTTAAATATGAAAACTATTTTAACCAAGAGCAATTTTTCTAAAAAAGAGGGAGTTGCTGTTCATATGGTTGTATTACATTTTGTATATATGCTGGTTATGAATAAAAAAATATCAACCTTTATGGATCAAAGTAATGATAGTTTCAAAAAAGATGTATATTATCGATTACTTTCCAATACTTCTTATAATTGGAGAAAACTATTATCTCTTAGTTCTTTAAAGATCTTATCACTACTTCATAAAGTGCAAGATTCAAAGCTAGTAAGAGTTCTTATACTTGATGATACTGTTGAAGATAAAGTTGGTAAAAATATAGAGGGAAGTTGTGACAACCTTTGGAGCAATAAAGCAAAGAGAAAAATCAGAGGTGTAAATGTTGTATCACTAAACTATAGTGATGGTTATTCAAATTTTATGTTGGACTTTGCAATTGCTATGAACAGTTATGCAAGGGTAAAGATAGAAGAGTTTACAAATATTATTGATCATCGAACCAATGCACATAAGCGAAGATTGGAAAGCTTAAAAGGGAAATCACAAATTGCTATAGAGATGATTAAAAGAGCAGTAGCTAGTGGTATATATGCAGATTATCTGCTTGTAGATAGCTGGTATTCTAAACCTGTATTTATAGAAACTATGAATGAACTTGGATTGCAAGTCATTTCAAGAATGGTAAACAATGACAGGATATGGAATTTTACAGGAGAGAAAAAGACCCTTGATGGCATCTATAACAAATTTAAAAAGCTTAAATCTATCAAGATGGGTCAATATGGCAAAAAGATAAAGTTTGAGTATTTTTCAACCATAGTTGAACATAAAAAAGCTGGTAAATTAAAAATTGTTTTTATAAAAACAAAAGAGAATTTAATACCAATCGTATCAACCAATCTTATACTTAGTGATGAAGAGATTATAGATATTTATAAAAGACGATGGGATATAGAACAAGGGTATAAAGAACTTCGTGAACACTTTGGATTCGGAAAAGAAGAGAATCGAATCTATGAAGCTTTGATAGCCAGAATTACACTATCTTTTTTTACATACAATGTTGTTAGCTATATAAATCGTATCAGCAATGAACCTAAAACAATTGGTGGATTGTTTAAAGATTTAGAATGTGAACTTCATACTCTAGCAATAGCTATGCAAGCATTTTTAGCTATTTTAGATGAGATTGCAAAAATTGAAGAAGTTGTCAATAGAAATGAGGATTTTACAGCTATCATTGATCTATTAAGAGATGTGACTGGAAAATTGCTTGGTTTTAGGTGCGAAAGTTAA
- a CDS encoding beta-ketoacyl-ACP synthase III: MTYAAFRSIGAYIPPKIMTNADFEKIIDTSDEWITKRTGIKERRISEKNEAPSDMGAKAAELAIQRAGINKEDIDLVICATVTPDFLCMPSTACVIASKLGLPPVMAYDISAACTGFVYATSVAKAFIESGMKKNVLIIGAEKYTSILDYTDRGTCFIFGDGAGAAIISATENKDEAIVDVNCSSDGNYDDLIKTPGGGSLNPCSQEVLDAKMACIKMKGNETFKLAVKTLTSDVQVMMKKHNLSNDDIDHFIPHQANYRIIKAVGDALGMNEEQTVVTVDKYGNTSAASIPMAMNYAYEQGKIKKGDMVLFDAFGGGLTWGSALFKFSPNN; encoded by the coding sequence ATGACATATGCAGCTTTTAGATCTATAGGAGCATATATTCCTCCTAAGATAATGACTAATGCAGATTTTGAAAAAATTATTGATACTAGTGATGAATGGATTACTAAAAGAACTGGTATTAAAGAAAGAAGAATTTCTGAAAAGAATGAAGCTCCTTCAGATATGGGAGCAAAAGCAGCAGAGTTAGCAATACAAAGAGCTGGTATCAATAAAGAAGATATTGATTTAGTAATTTGTGCTACAGTAACTCCTGACTTTTTATGTATGCCTTCTACAGCATGTGTAATTGCATCTAAATTAGGTTTACCTCCTGTTATGGCTTATGATATAAGTGCAGCTTGTACAGGTTTTGTTTATGCTACATCAGTTGCTAAAGCATTTATTGAATCAGGAATGAAAAAAAATGTTTTAATTATTGGAGCAGAAAAATATACTTCAATTTTAGATTACACAGATAGAGGGACTTGTTTTATCTTTGGTGATGGAGCAGGAGCAGCAATTATTTCTGCAACTGAAAATAAAGACGAAGCAATTGTAGATGTAAATTGTTCAAGTGATGGAAACTATGATGATTTAATCAAAACTCCAGGTGGAGGAAGTTTAAATCCATGTTCACAAGAAGTACTTGATGCAAAAATGGCATGTATAAAAATGAAAGGAAATGAGACTTTCAAGCTTGCTGTTAAAACTTTAACATCAGATGTTCAAGTTATGATGAAAAAACATAATCTTTCAAATGATGACATTGATCATTTTATTCCTCATCAAGCAAACTATAGAATTATAAAAGCTGTAGGTGATGCATTAGGAATGAATGAAGAGCAAACAGTAGTTACAGTTGATAAATATGGTAATACTTCAGCTGCTTCAATTCCTATGGCAATGAACTATGCATATGAGCAAGGTAAAATCAAAAAAGGTGATATGGTATTATTCGATGCCTTTGGTGGTGGACTAACTTGGGGTAGTGCACTATTTAAATTTTCACCAAATAACTAA
- the rpmF gene encoding 50S ribosomal protein L32 — MAVPKRRVSHTRAAKRRTHYKITLKRPVKDSDGSWKMPHMVNPNTGEYKS, encoded by the coding sequence ATGGCAGTACCTAAGAGAAGAGTATCTCATACTAGAGCAGCAAAAAGAAGAACTCACTACAAAATTACATTAAAAAGACCTGTAAAAGATAGTGATGGTTCTTGGAAAATGCCTCATATGGTTAACCCAAATACTGGTGAATATAAGAGCTAA
- the plsX gene encoding phosphate acyltransferase PlsX: protein MLRIAIDAMGGDFGPTPIIEGLVAALKKNNNFTAIAVGDKQQLLPLIPQNFLSRIEIVHTEDVISMSDSATDALKRKESTIYKAIDLVKEGNADAVVSAGHSGASMSLATLRIGRIKGVSRPAIATLMPTSENQNTLVLDVGANVDSDSKNLFEFAVMGQTYAQYALQQDEPIVGLLSNGEEESKGNEVTKEAYKLISRLPNFAGNVEGSDIFKGTVDVVVCDGFVGNILLKTAEGVADTIGKIIKKNLKRSLISIAGAVLMRKVFKNLKVRVDYAEYGGAPLLGVKAPVIIAHGKSNPKAIQNAIFQAINAASSNFDTIIETRLAELSNK, encoded by the coding sequence ATGTTAAGAATAGCTATTGATGCTATGGGTGGGGACTTTGGTCCTACTCCCATAATCGAAGGGCTTGTTGCAGCTCTTAAAAAAAACAATAACTTCACTGCAATTGCAGTAGGTGATAAACAACAGTTATTACCGTTAATTCCACAAAACTTTCTATCTAGAATTGAAATTGTTCATACTGAAGATGTAATTAGTATGAGTGACTCAGCAACTGATGCATTAAAAAGAAAAGAATCTACAATTTATAAAGCAATAGACTTAGTTAAAGAAGGAAATGCAGATGCAGTAGTATCAGCAGGTCATTCAGGAGCTTCAATGTCTTTAGCTACACTTAGAATTGGTAGAATCAAAGGTGTTTCTAGACCTGCTATTGCAACACTTATGCCAACTAGTGAAAATCAAAATACTTTAGTATTAGATGTTGGTGCAAATGTTGACAGTGATTCAAAAAACCTATTTGAATTTGCAGTTATGGGACAAACTTATGCTCAATATGCACTACAGCAAGATGAACCAATTGTTGGTTTATTAAGTAATGGTGAAGAAGAGAGTAAAGGGAATGAAGTTACAAAAGAAGCATATAAATTAATTTCTAGACTTCCAAATTTCGCAGGAAATGTTGAAGGTAGTGATATCTTTAAAGGAACAGTAGATGTAGTTGTATGTGATGGTTTTGTAGGTAATATTTTACTTAAAACTGCAGAAGGTGTTGCAGATACTATTGGTAAAATTATCAAGAAAAACTTAAAAAGATCACTAATCTCTATTGCAGGTGCTGTATTAATGAGAAAAGTGTTCAAAAATTTAAAAGTAAGAGTTGATTACGCAGAGTACGGTGGAGCTCCATTATTAGGAGTAAAAGCACCAGTAATTATTGCACATGGAAAATCGAATCCAAAAGCGATTCAAAATGCTATTTTCCAAGCAATAAATGCAGCTAGTTCAAATTTTGATACTATTATTGAAACAAGATTAGCCGAACTAAGTAATAAATAA
- the rho gene encoding transcription termination factor Rho, giving the protein MEESKTQTQNKKTTKKTRTHIPVEGYKIEQLRELPLEELLVIAKELDVENPQELKRQDLMFNILKYQIDAGGFILFTGILEIKEGGFGFLRAIDGNFSDTSNDSYVSATQIRKFALRTGDIVTGQVRPPNKDSEKYNALLKIEAINYLPVKESKNRPLFDNLTPLYSADRFTFEYDSNRMTGRMLDLFAPMGKGQRGLIVAPPKTGKTELLKELAHGITKNHPEVHLMVLLIDERPEEVTDMQRSVKGEVYSSTFDLPAQNHVRVAEIVIEKAKRLVEMKKDVVILLDSITRLARAYNTVTPSSGKVLSGGVDANALHKPKRFFGAARNIEEGGSLTIISTALIETGSKMDEVIFEEFKGTGNSEVVLSRDAANKRVYPALDITKSGTRKEELLLSPDILQKTWILRNAIASMDEVEALKFLYSKMKKTKDNEEFFSSMNE; this is encoded by the coding sequence ATGGAAGAGTCAAAAACTCAAACTCAAAACAAAAAAACGACAAAAAAAACAAGAACGCATATTCCTGTTGAGGGATATAAAATTGAGCAATTAAGAGAACTTCCTTTAGAAGAGCTTTTAGTTATTGCAAAAGAACTTGATGTAGAAAATCCACAAGAACTAAAAAGACAAGATTTAATGTTTAACATTTTAAAGTATCAAATTGATGCAGGTGGATTTATTCTTTTTACTGGAATTTTAGAAATAAAAGAGGGTGGATTTGGTTTTTTAAGAGCAATTGATGGAAACTTCTCTGATACTTCAAATGATTCTTATGTATCTGCAACTCAAATTAGAAAATTTGCTTTAAGAACAGGTGATATTGTTACAGGACAAGTAAGACCTCCAAATAAAGATAGTGAAAAATATAATGCATTACTTAAAATAGAAGCAATTAATTACTTACCTGTAAAAGAATCAAAAAATAGACCTTTATTTGATAACTTAACTCCATTATATTCAGCAGACAGATTTACATTTGAGTATGATTCAAATAGAATGACAGGTAGAATGCTTGATTTGTTTGCTCCTATGGGTAAAGGTCAAAGGGGACTTATAGTTGCTCCTCCAAAGACAGGTAAAACTGAATTACTAAAAGAGTTAGCTCATGGAATTACTAAAAATCATCCTGAAGTACATTTAATGGTATTACTAATTGATGAAAGACCTGAAGAGGTAACTGATATGCAAAGAAGTGTTAAAGGTGAAGTTTACTCTTCTACTTTTGACTTACCTGCACAAAATCATGTTAGAGTTGCTGAGATTGTTATTGAAAAAGCAAAAAGACTAGTTGAAATGAAAAAAGATGTAGTTATTTTACTAGATTCTATTACAAGGTTAGCAAGAGCATATAATACTGTAACACCAAGTTCTGGAAAAGTACTTTCAGGTGGGGTTGATGCAAATGCATTACATAAACCAAAAAGATTCTTTGGTGCTGCTAGAAATATAGAAGAGGGTGGTTCTTTAACTATTATTTCAACTGCACTTATTGAAACTGGTTCAAAAATGGATGAAGTTATCTTTGAAGAGTTCAAAGGAACAGGTAATAGTGAAGTTGTATTATCTAGAGATGCAGCAAATAAAAGGGTTTATCCAGCTCTTGATATTACAAAATCTGGAACAAGAAAAGAAGAGTTACTTCTTTCTCCTGACATATTACAAAAAACTTGGATTTTAAGAAATGCAATTGCATCTATGGATGAAGTTGAAGCGCTTAAATTCTTATATTCAAAAATGAAAAAGACTAAAGATAATGAAGAGTTTTTCTCTTCAATGAACGAATAG